One Salmo salar chromosome ssa01, Ssal_v3.1, whole genome shotgun sequence DNA window includes the following coding sequences:
- the LOC106580844 gene encoding uncharacterized protein KIAA1522 homolog isoform X1, translating to MSGRESVGDLIPQDVAEVFAHERQTKGGRRKKRGGSLGRAFSWFKGKKKKEVNANGQIQDFHSVGPKTVKISPQSHSHAVPKQEDEGTHVPSHVQENVFIEGSRPKYLEDLHTEAQEGLKLQQQEETNNGVDYQDDQSIASTVTRQPDETESDSYRERRGSLSDSTILDTMSQVSTRSAVSTRSSRSGLTRQASTFRPLKSEKKPEKAKARRRHRRTTVMGIPQHIQRELGLDRASWAARQVIDEGGLHNGESLDIHTIDGPHLADSQEGVRIYLQSVEGLQPVSEDQVQKFPSRAGHTDDLALLQRMGPQLCGLKRPNSLAVPWMTTASGLLHHPPSPVMSMSPQATYMSKIIPNAVLPPSIDVVEISHNRSRSSVRTVSKSRLLLASPASSRASSRASAMSSASRYNPPHFSDSSGWSHSESSETLVSDSSTVFSNSTTRQGGDGQGSSREMALDRESIHSSVSKASRTSTIKGKGKARGDDGKQEGPFIRSLSVMKSKRAPAPPSRSYSLHKDKMKRRSRDLTDIRVAAPPQSSPVRGGEAKAVSAVETGSSPMPSSNKSSPGYAADTSSLDESSGSVTNSFNTQQQAAREEERNEQPGSTGFSPQKQTPQENIMKKTVSPSSGYPSPGGMPTLPSEQTHNSSPGNKRGILAKLASIFPKAPSPSPVIQPQASDSSKTPRPSPPVNNVTSSPSVMALRELFNIPPPPKVSAPSPPPPEVWAHNKRTFELLLGPPAPNNTDTVVRKNPKDRRQQRQSPSTSREASVKNVSPERRGEESAPEQEAGGVLERVTEPLSKEQTGNPAALTSVSGKGQGSPKSQEKDGLSPVVIEVGDKGPTQIEPSEGMKRNSEVAQKVEQERVQGSQLVVEPEKVKVSQMIGKLEKVQASWLVNEKSVNASVAPGRGLGKVNTEIQTPATEKRTEAQLKMDMLSMLSPALARVSPSPSPPPAHYPPLPPSKQTPPVTILGVPSASTPAPELPLVYPTGESFWPPPPPPMDLATLGDELDLPLPPPPSGCEEGVIMTDPVPPVSEGTVGVPNPARPAPQEVSSVPQGIPQPSPGITECQNQEKKSLSKSSPTPPEEAPTPVVTPSLLQMVKLRSVNNGDQGLKKDQSQGQNQTEVTLRAKQPSNGEAPQKPIRRSLIMTAPPPTVTSPPTTVVSQLPTATVPVAALTSATVPVAALTSAPTTAKFQPSIVHLPSKSSIVTSPTSKSPPASATMRMQEAIRLRTEARSKEGPPSHLSLHSPTSPTGLKFPSSTASFIFAKSTKKVVIETLSTPEAQANLTKNLVAELSSMSNPAKSTETQKEVAVKVPPPVARKPRLKVTDAEPSVETEHVQTAGQEAQPADNTEGSPEAPNGTAVSVEVSPPSSST from the exons CAGTCCCAAAGCAGGAGGATGAGGGGACTCACGTCCCTTCACACGTCCAGGAGAATGTGTTCATCGAGGGCAGCCGGCCCAAGTACCTGGAGGACCTGCACACTGAGGCCCAGGAGGGACTCAAACTTCAGCAGCAAGAAG AAACAAATAATGGGGTGGATTACCAGGATGACCAAAGCATCGCT TCGACAGTCACCCGGCAGCCTGACGAGACTGAGAGTGAcagttacagagagaggagaggctctTTGTCAGACAGCACTATACTAGACACCATGTCCCAGGTCTCAACACGCTCCGCTGTCTCCACACGGTCCTCACGGTCAGGACTGACCCGCCAAG CATCAACCTTCAGGCCCCTGAAGTCAGAGAAGAAGCCAGAGAAGGCCAAGGCCAGGAGGAGACACAGGAGAACCACAGTTATGGGGATACCACAACACATCCAGAGGGAACTGG GGCTGGATAGAGCATCATGGGCAGCTCGTCAGGTTATAGATGAGGGCGGGCTCCATAACGGGGAGAGCCTGGACATCCACACCATCGATGGGCCTCACCTAGCTGATTCCCAGGAGGGGGTGAGGATATATCTCCAGTCTGTAGAAGGCCTGCAGCCCGTCAGTGAGGACCAGGTTCAGAAGTTCCCCTCCCGGGCCGGTCACACAGATGACCTGGCTCTCCTCCAGCGCATGGGCCCCCAGCTGTGCGGCCTGAAGAGGCCTAATTCTCTGGCCGTCCCCTGGATGACCACGGCGTCCGGCCTGCTGCACCATCCCCCCAGCCCCGTCATGTCCATGTCCCCCCAGGCCACCTACATGTCTAAGATCATCCCCAATGCCGTGCTGCCACCCTCCATCGACGTGGTGGAGATTAGCCATAACCGCAGCCGGAGCAGTGTCCGTACCGTCAGTAAGAGCAGACTCCTGCTGGCCAGCCCTGCCTCCTCCAGAGCCTCCTCCCGCGCCTCCGCCATGTCCTCCGCCTCCCGATACAACCCACCACACTTCTCTGACAGCTCTGGATGGAGCCACTCTGAGTCCTCTGAGACCCTGGTGTCTGACTCCTCCACCGTCTTCTCCAACAGCACCACCAGACAGGGGGGGGATGGGCAGGGCTCATCCAGGGAGATGGCCCTGGACAGAGAGAGTATCCACTCCTCTGTTAGTAAGGCCTCCAGGACCTCAACCATCAAAGGCAAGGGGAAAGCCAGAGGGGATGATGGGAAACAGGAGGGGCCCTTCATCCGGAGCCTATCTGTGATGAAGTCCAAGAGGGCACCGGCCCCACCCAGCCGCTCCTACTCCTTACACAAGGACAAGATGAAGCGGCGCTCGCGGGACCTGACTGACATCAGGGTGGCTGCCCCTCCCCAAAGCAGCCCAGTCCGTGGTGGGGAGGCTAAGGCAGTCAGTGCTGTGGAGACCGGCTCTTCTCCCATGCCCTCCAGTAACAAAAGTAGCCCTGGATACGCAGCAGACACCAGCTCTCTGGATGAGTCCTCGGGCTCTGTGACCAACTCCTTTAACACCCAACAGCAGGCAgccagggaagaggagaggaatgagCAGCCAGGCTCCACAGGCTTCTCTCCCCAGAAACAGACCCCCCAGGAAAACATCATGAAGAAGACTGTTTCCCCCTCCAGCGGCTATCCCAGCCCGGGTGGCATGCCCACCCTCCCCTCCGAACAGACCCATAACTCATCCCCAGGAAACAAGAGGGGCATCCTGGCCAAACTAGCAAGCATTTTCCCCAAGGCACCATCCCCATCACCTGTTATTCAGCCACAGGCCTCTGACAGCAGCAAGACGCCTCGTCCATCCCCTCCAGTCAACAATGTAACTTCCTCACCTTCAGTCATGGCACTCAGAGAGCTGTTCAACATCCCTCCCCCACCCAAAGTGtctgccccctctcctcctcccccggaGGTATGGGCACACAACAAGCGCACTTTTGAACTGCTGCTAGGTCCCCCGGCCCCCAACAACACGGATACGGTGGTGCGAAAGAACCCAAAGGATCGACGACAGCAGAGGCAGTCTCCTTCCACATCAAGAGAGGCTTCTGTTAAGAACGTGTCacctgagaggagaggtgaggagtctGCACCAgagcaggaggcaggaggtgtgCTAGAGAGGGTCACTGAGCCTCTGTCTAAAGAGCAGACCGGTAATCCAGCAGCACTAACATCTGTGTCAGGAAAGGGTCAGGGAAGTCCAAAGAGCCAGGAAAAAGATGGGTTGAGTCCAGTGGTTATAGAAGTGGGAGATAAAGGACCGACTCAAATAGAGCCTTCTGAAGGAATGAAAAGGAATAGTGAAGTGGCACAGAAAGTTGAACAAGAGAGGGTACAAGGAAGTCAGTTGGTGGTTGAACCAGAGAAGGTCAAGGTAAGTCAGATGATAGGTAAACTAGAGAAGGTCCAGGCAAGTTGGTTGGTAAATGAAAAGTCAGTGAACGCCTCAGTAGCTCCAGGAAGGGGCCTAGGAAAagtaaatacagaaatacagactCCTGCTACAGAGAAAAGGACTGAAGCTCAACTTAAAATGGACATGTTGTCTATGCTTAGCCCTGCTCTAGCACGCGTCTCCccatctccttctcctcccccagcacactatcctccccttcccccttccAAACAGACCCCGCCAGTGACCATACTTGGGGTCCCCTCAGCTTCTACACCCGCTCCAGAGCTCCCACTAGTCTACCCCACTGGGGAATCCTTCTggcctcctcccccacctcccatGGACTTGGCCACCCTTGGCGATGAGCTTGACCTCCCCCTTCCCCCACCACCCAGTGGTTGTGAGGAGGGGGTTATTATGACAGACCCTGTGCCCCCTGTTTCAGAGGGGACAGTGGGTGTTCCAAACCCTGCCCGACCTGCACCTCAGGAAGTTTCATCTGTACCCCAGGGAATACCGCAGCCCAGTCCAGGGATCACAGAGTGCCAGAACCAAGAGAAGAAGTCCCTCAGCAAGAGCTCTCCCACTCCCCCAGAGGAGGCCCCCACTCCTGTGGTCACCCCCTCCCTTCTGCAGATGGTCAAGCTGAGGTCTGTCAATAATGGTGACCAGGGTCTGAAAAAAGACCAGAGTCAGGGACAGAACCAGACAGAGGTCACTTTGAGGGCCAAACAACCCAGTAACGGGGAGGCTCCCCAGAAGCCTATTCGAAGGTCTCTGATCATGACAGCtccccctcccactgtcacatCCCCacctactactgttgtctcacaacTTCCCACAGCCACTGTCCCAGTGGCAGCCCTAACCTCAGCCACTGTCCCAGTGGCAGCCCTAACCTCAGCCCCAACCACAGCCAAGTTCCAGCCCAGCATAGTTCATTTACCCTCAAAGTCATCTATTGTCACCTCTCCTACAAGTAAGTCTCCTCCTGCCTCAGCCACCATGAGGATGCAGGAGGCCATTCGCTTGAGGACAGAGGCCAGAAGTAAAGAGGGGCCTCCCTCTCATCTCAGCCTGCACTCCCCAACTTCACCAACAGGTCTCAAGTTCCCCTCATCTACCGCCAGTTTCATCTTCGCCAAGAGCACAAAGAAGGTTGTCATAGAGACCCTCTCAACCCCTGAGGCCCAGGCCAATCTCACAAAGAACCTGGTGGCTGAGCTTTCATCCATGTCAAATCCAGCCAAGTCcacagaaacacagaaagagGTAGCAGTCAAGGTGCCGCCACCTGTGGCAAGAAAACCCAGGCTTAAGGTCACAGATGCAGAGCCCAGTGTGGAGACTGAGCATGTGCAAACTGCGGGACAGGAAGCACAGCCAGCAGACAACACTGAGG GTTCTCCAGAGGCTCCAAACGGGACAGCAGTAAGTGTTGAAGtgtcaccaccatcatcatccacATGA
- the LOC106580844 gene encoding uncharacterized protein KIAA1522 homolog isoform X3 — protein MVVLLTQNVCLPVPFLFKTKAVPKQEDEGTHVPSHVQENVFIEGSRPKYLEDLHTEAQEGLKLQQQEETNNGVDYQDDQSIASTVTRQPDETESDSYRERRGSLSDSTILDTMSQVSTRSAVSTRSSRSGLTRQASTFRPLKSEKKPEKAKARRRHRRTTVMGIPQHIQRELGLDRASWAARQVIDEGGLHNGESLDIHTIDGPHLADSQEGVRIYLQSVEGLQPVSEDQVQKFPSRAGHTDDLALLQRMGPQLCGLKRPNSLAVPWMTTASGLLHHPPSPVMSMSPQATYMSKIIPNAVLPPSIDVVEISHNRSRSSVRTVSKSRLLLASPASSRASSRASAMSSASRYNPPHFSDSSGWSHSESSETLVSDSSTVFSNSTTRQGGDGQGSSREMALDRESIHSSVSKASRTSTIKGKGKARGDDGKQEGPFIRSLSVMKSKRAPAPPSRSYSLHKDKMKRRSRDLTDIRVAAPPQSSPVRGGEAKAVSAVETGSSPMPSSNKSSPGYAADTSSLDESSGSVTNSFNTQQQAAREEERNEQPGSTGFSPQKQTPQENIMKKTVSPSSGYPSPGGMPTLPSEQTHNSSPGNKRGILAKLASIFPKAPSPSPVIQPQASDSSKTPRPSPPVNNVTSSPSVMALRELFNIPPPPKVSAPSPPPPEVWAHNKRTFELLLGPPAPNNTDTVVRKNPKDRRQQRQSPSTSREASVKNVSPERRGEESAPEQEAGGVLERVTEPLSKEQTGNPAALTSVSGKGQGSPKSQEKDGLSPVVIEVGDKGPTQIEPSEGMKRNSEVAQKVEQERVQGSQLVVEPEKVKVSQMIGKLEKVQASWLVNEKSVNASVAPGRGLGKVNTEIQTPATEKRTEAQLKMDMLSMLSPALARVSPSPSPPPAHYPPLPPSKQTPPVTILGVPSASTPAPELPLVYPTGESFWPPPPPPMDLATLGDELDLPLPPPPSGCEEGVIMTDPVPPVSEGTVGVPNPARPAPQEVSSVPQGIPQPSPGITECQNQEKKSLSKSSPTPPEEAPTPVVTPSLLQMVKLRSVNNGDQGLKKDQSQGQNQTEVTLRAKQPSNGEAPQKPIRRSLIMTAPPPTVTSPPTTVVSQLPTATVPVAALTSATVPVAALTSAPTTAKFQPSIVHLPSKSSIVTSPTSKSPPASATMRMQEAIRLRTEARSKEGPPSHLSLHSPTSPTGLKFPSSTASFIFAKSTKKVVIETLSTPEAQANLTKNLVAELSSMSNPAKSTETQKEVAVKVPPPVARKPRLKVTDAEPSVETEHVQTAGQEAQPADNTEGSPEAPNGTAVSVEVSPPSSST, from the exons ATGGTGGTGCTTTTGACTCAGAATGTTTGTCTGCCAGTGCCTTTTCTTTTCAAGACGAAAG CAGTCCCAAAGCAGGAGGATGAGGGGACTCACGTCCCTTCACACGTCCAGGAGAATGTGTTCATCGAGGGCAGCCGGCCCAAGTACCTGGAGGACCTGCACACTGAGGCCCAGGAGGGACTCAAACTTCAGCAGCAAGAAG AAACAAATAATGGGGTGGATTACCAGGATGACCAAAGCATCGCT TCGACAGTCACCCGGCAGCCTGACGAGACTGAGAGTGAcagttacagagagaggagaggctctTTGTCAGACAGCACTATACTAGACACCATGTCCCAGGTCTCAACACGCTCCGCTGTCTCCACACGGTCCTCACGGTCAGGACTGACCCGCCAAG CATCAACCTTCAGGCCCCTGAAGTCAGAGAAGAAGCCAGAGAAGGCCAAGGCCAGGAGGAGACACAGGAGAACCACAGTTATGGGGATACCACAACACATCCAGAGGGAACTGG GGCTGGATAGAGCATCATGGGCAGCTCGTCAGGTTATAGATGAGGGCGGGCTCCATAACGGGGAGAGCCTGGACATCCACACCATCGATGGGCCTCACCTAGCTGATTCCCAGGAGGGGGTGAGGATATATCTCCAGTCTGTAGAAGGCCTGCAGCCCGTCAGTGAGGACCAGGTTCAGAAGTTCCCCTCCCGGGCCGGTCACACAGATGACCTGGCTCTCCTCCAGCGCATGGGCCCCCAGCTGTGCGGCCTGAAGAGGCCTAATTCTCTGGCCGTCCCCTGGATGACCACGGCGTCCGGCCTGCTGCACCATCCCCCCAGCCCCGTCATGTCCATGTCCCCCCAGGCCACCTACATGTCTAAGATCATCCCCAATGCCGTGCTGCCACCCTCCATCGACGTGGTGGAGATTAGCCATAACCGCAGCCGGAGCAGTGTCCGTACCGTCAGTAAGAGCAGACTCCTGCTGGCCAGCCCTGCCTCCTCCAGAGCCTCCTCCCGCGCCTCCGCCATGTCCTCCGCCTCCCGATACAACCCACCACACTTCTCTGACAGCTCTGGATGGAGCCACTCTGAGTCCTCTGAGACCCTGGTGTCTGACTCCTCCACCGTCTTCTCCAACAGCACCACCAGACAGGGGGGGGATGGGCAGGGCTCATCCAGGGAGATGGCCCTGGACAGAGAGAGTATCCACTCCTCTGTTAGTAAGGCCTCCAGGACCTCAACCATCAAAGGCAAGGGGAAAGCCAGAGGGGATGATGGGAAACAGGAGGGGCCCTTCATCCGGAGCCTATCTGTGATGAAGTCCAAGAGGGCACCGGCCCCACCCAGCCGCTCCTACTCCTTACACAAGGACAAGATGAAGCGGCGCTCGCGGGACCTGACTGACATCAGGGTGGCTGCCCCTCCCCAAAGCAGCCCAGTCCGTGGTGGGGAGGCTAAGGCAGTCAGTGCTGTGGAGACCGGCTCTTCTCCCATGCCCTCCAGTAACAAAAGTAGCCCTGGATACGCAGCAGACACCAGCTCTCTGGATGAGTCCTCGGGCTCTGTGACCAACTCCTTTAACACCCAACAGCAGGCAgccagggaagaggagaggaatgagCAGCCAGGCTCCACAGGCTTCTCTCCCCAGAAACAGACCCCCCAGGAAAACATCATGAAGAAGACTGTTTCCCCCTCCAGCGGCTATCCCAGCCCGGGTGGCATGCCCACCCTCCCCTCCGAACAGACCCATAACTCATCCCCAGGAAACAAGAGGGGCATCCTGGCCAAACTAGCAAGCATTTTCCCCAAGGCACCATCCCCATCACCTGTTATTCAGCCACAGGCCTCTGACAGCAGCAAGACGCCTCGTCCATCCCCTCCAGTCAACAATGTAACTTCCTCACCTTCAGTCATGGCACTCAGAGAGCTGTTCAACATCCCTCCCCCACCCAAAGTGtctgccccctctcctcctcccccggaGGTATGGGCACACAACAAGCGCACTTTTGAACTGCTGCTAGGTCCCCCGGCCCCCAACAACACGGATACGGTGGTGCGAAAGAACCCAAAGGATCGACGACAGCAGAGGCAGTCTCCTTCCACATCAAGAGAGGCTTCTGTTAAGAACGTGTCacctgagaggagaggtgaggagtctGCACCAgagcaggaggcaggaggtgtgCTAGAGAGGGTCACTGAGCCTCTGTCTAAAGAGCAGACCGGTAATCCAGCAGCACTAACATCTGTGTCAGGAAAGGGTCAGGGAAGTCCAAAGAGCCAGGAAAAAGATGGGTTGAGTCCAGTGGTTATAGAAGTGGGAGATAAAGGACCGACTCAAATAGAGCCTTCTGAAGGAATGAAAAGGAATAGTGAAGTGGCACAGAAAGTTGAACAAGAGAGGGTACAAGGAAGTCAGTTGGTGGTTGAACCAGAGAAGGTCAAGGTAAGTCAGATGATAGGTAAACTAGAGAAGGTCCAGGCAAGTTGGTTGGTAAATGAAAAGTCAGTGAACGCCTCAGTAGCTCCAGGAAGGGGCCTAGGAAAagtaaatacagaaatacagactCCTGCTACAGAGAAAAGGACTGAAGCTCAACTTAAAATGGACATGTTGTCTATGCTTAGCCCTGCTCTAGCACGCGTCTCCccatctccttctcctcccccagcacactatcctccccttcccccttccAAACAGACCCCGCCAGTGACCATACTTGGGGTCCCCTCAGCTTCTACACCCGCTCCAGAGCTCCCACTAGTCTACCCCACTGGGGAATCCTTCTggcctcctcccccacctcccatGGACTTGGCCACCCTTGGCGATGAGCTTGACCTCCCCCTTCCCCCACCACCCAGTGGTTGTGAGGAGGGGGTTATTATGACAGACCCTGTGCCCCCTGTTTCAGAGGGGACAGTGGGTGTTCCAAACCCTGCCCGACCTGCACCTCAGGAAGTTTCATCTGTACCCCAGGGAATACCGCAGCCCAGTCCAGGGATCACAGAGTGCCAGAACCAAGAGAAGAAGTCCCTCAGCAAGAGCTCTCCCACTCCCCCAGAGGAGGCCCCCACTCCTGTGGTCACCCCCTCCCTTCTGCAGATGGTCAAGCTGAGGTCTGTCAATAATGGTGACCAGGGTCTGAAAAAAGACCAGAGTCAGGGACAGAACCAGACAGAGGTCACTTTGAGGGCCAAACAACCCAGTAACGGGGAGGCTCCCCAGAAGCCTATTCGAAGGTCTCTGATCATGACAGCtccccctcccactgtcacatCCCCacctactactgttgtctcacaacTTCCCACAGCCACTGTCCCAGTGGCAGCCCTAACCTCAGCCACTGTCCCAGTGGCAGCCCTAACCTCAGCCCCAACCACAGCCAAGTTCCAGCCCAGCATAGTTCATTTACCCTCAAAGTCATCTATTGTCACCTCTCCTACAAGTAAGTCTCCTCCTGCCTCAGCCACCATGAGGATGCAGGAGGCCATTCGCTTGAGGACAGAGGCCAGAAGTAAAGAGGGGCCTCCCTCTCATCTCAGCCTGCACTCCCCAACTTCACCAACAGGTCTCAAGTTCCCCTCATCTACCGCCAGTTTCATCTTCGCCAAGAGCACAAAGAAGGTTGTCATAGAGACCCTCTCAACCCCTGAGGCCCAGGCCAATCTCACAAAGAACCTGGTGGCTGAGCTTTCATCCATGTCAAATCCAGCCAAGTCcacagaaacacagaaagagGTAGCAGTCAAGGTGCCGCCACCTGTGGCAAGAAAACCCAGGCTTAAGGTCACAGATGCAGAGCCCAGTGTGGAGACTGAGCATGTGCAAACTGCGGGACAGGAAGCACAGCCAGCAGACAACACTGAGG GTTCTCCAGAGGCTCCAAACGGGACAGCAGTAAGTGTTGAAGtgtcaccaccatcatcatccacATGA